In Paenibacillus durus, the DNA window GTAACCGCTGGAACGGTGAAAGGACTGGAAGACAAAGGGTTGATCGAGATTACCGAGGTGGAGGTCTACCGGGATCCTTACCGCGGCCGCGACTTCAAGCCGAGTGCGCCGCTTCCGCTTACCTCGGAGCAATCAGCGGTATATGGACGTATTGTGGGTGCCATCGACGAGCAGCGGCATGAGACCTTTTTGCTTCACGGCGTAACCGGCAGCGGAAAGACAGAGATCTACCTTCAGTGCATCCAGCACTGCGTCGAGCAGGGCCGACAGGCTGTTGTGCTCGTTCCCGAAATATCTTTAACTCCTCAAATGGTGGAACGTTTCAAGGGAAGATTCGGCAGCGGGGTTGCGGTCATGCACAGCCGTCTGTCTTCCGGAGAACGCTATGACGAATGGCGGAAGATTCGCGAAGGCAAAGCGTCGGTTGCCGTCGGCGCGCGCTCTGCGATATTCGCTCCGTTTGGCAATCTAGGCCTGATTATTATGGATGAGGAGCATGAAACCTCTTACAAGCAGGAGGAAAATCCGAGATATCATGCGCGCGATGTGGCCGTCCGCCGGGCCCTGCTAGGTGATGCGGTCGTCATTTTGGGATCGGCGACGCCTTCGCTGGAGAGCTATTACGCCGCCAGGTCGAAAAGCGACGACAATTTCTCGCCGGTGCTGCTGGAAATGCCAAGCCGGGCGCTGGGAAACGAGCTTCCGGCGGTTCAGGTGGTGGACATGCGCGAGGAGCTTAAGGAAGGCAACCGCTCCATGTTCAGCCGGGGACTTCACGCGGCGCTGCAGAGCAGGCTTGAGCGAGGGGAGCAGACCGTGCTTCTGCTGAACCGCAGAGGCTTCTCAACCTTTGTGATGTGCCGCAGCTGCGGCTATGTCGCCGGCTGTCCCGAGTGCGATATTTCGCTGACGTACCACAGCCGGAGCAATAATCTGCGCTGCCATTACTGCGGTCATGCGGAGCCGGCTCCAGAGGTCTGCCCGGAATGCGGCAGCGAACATATCCGTTTTTTCGGAACGGGAACGCAGCGTGTGGAAGAAGAGCTGGTTAAGCTGTTTCCGGGAATGAGGGTCATCCGGATGGATGTCGATACGACGACCGAGAAAGGCTCGCATGAGAAGCTGCTGGGACAATTCAGGGACAAGAAGGCCGATGTGCTGCTCGGAACGCAAATGGTAGCCAAGGGGCTTGATTTTCCTGACGTGACGCTTGTGGGCGTCATTACAGCGGATTCGGCGCTGAACCTGCCCGATTTCCGTGCTGCCGAGAAGACATTCCAGCTTCTTACACAGGTGGCGGGACGGGCAGGACGTCATAAGCTTCCCGGAGAGGTGCTGGTTCAGTCCTACACACCGGACCATTACTCCATCATTCACGCCAGCCGGCATGACTATGCCTCGTTCGTAAGAGAAGAACTGAAACATCGAAAAGCGCTCCACTATCCGCCTTACTGCCGGCTGATTCTTGTGACGCTGTCGCATGAACAAATGCCGGTGGCGCTGCGCATGGCTGAGAACTATGCGATGAGCATTCAGGGAAAGGCAAGGCAGCGCCGGTGGTTCGGCAGTCTGGACAAGCTGACTTCGGACGGACTCGATCTGCTCGGACCCGTAGCCTCCCCGCTGCCCCGATTAAAGGGACGATACCGGTTCCAATGCATGATTAAATGGCGGGGAACCATTGATGCGATCGGGCTGGCCCGCGAGGTGTCGGAAGAACTTGAAGATTCGCTTCGTGATCCGGTGCTTCAAATCAGCATTGATGTTGATCCCCAAATGCTGATGTAACGCCGTTTGGCATAACATATATACAAAACCAGGAAGGTGATAGCGAAATGGCGATACGATTAATAGTGAAAGAGCCTGACGAAGTGCTGCACAAGACGGCAAAAGCGGTTACGAAAATTACACCCAATGTGCAAAAACTGCTGGATGATATGGCGGATACGATGTATGACGCCGAGGGCGTCGGTCTTGCTGCTCCGCAGGTGGGAATTCTCAAACGGCTGATTGTGGTGGACGCCGATGAAGAACATGGTCTGATCAAGATGATCAACCCGGAAATCATTAAATCCGAAGGCGAGCAGTTCGGCCCGGAAGGATGCCTGAGTATTCCGGGCATTAACGGCGACGTTCGCCGCGCGGAGACAGTAACCGTCCGCGGGCTTGACCGTGAAGGCAATGAGATTACCATAACGGGAAGCGGGCTGCTCGCCCGGGCATTCCAGCATGAAATCGACCATCTGAATGGCGTGCTGTTCACGGATATCGCGGAGAAGGTCTACGAAATTAATGCGGAACGCAGCCAGACCGGGGAGTGAATGAAATGAAGATTGTGTTCATGGGCACACCCGCTTTCGCGGTACCATGTCTGCAAATGCTGGTGGATGAAGGCTATGAAGTCGCTGCCGTCATCACCCAGCCCGACCGGCCGCAGGGGAGAAAGAAGATACTGACACCATCGCCTGTCAAAGCGGCTGCAGAGGCGCTGGGCCTTCCGGTTCTCCAGCCTGAACGTATGCGGCGTCCGGAGGCGGTAGCGGAGCTTGCCGCCTATGAACCGGAACTAATCGTTACGGCCGCTTATGGGCAGATTCTGCCCAAAGCCGTACTGGACCTGCCTTCCCGTGGATGCGTGAATGTGCATGGATCGCTTTTGCCCAAATACAGGGGAGGGGCGCCAATCCAGAGAAGCATTATAAATGGCGAAAGCGTAACGGGCGTGACCCTGATGTACATGGCGGAAGGACTGGATACGGGAGATATGATCGCAAAAGTTGAGGTCCCGATTGAGGATGACGATACGTCAGGCACCCTGTTTGAGAAGCTGAGCCAGGCAGGCCGGGATTTGCTGAAGTCTCAAATGCCACGTCTGCTTGCCGGACCCGTAACTGCGGAGCCTCAGGATGACAGCCAGGCGACTTACGCGCCGAATTTGAGCCGGGAGGATGAGCGGATCGATTGGAGCGCGGGCTCGCGGGAAATTTATAACCGCATCCGCGGTCTGGTTCCCTTTTCGGGCGCCTTTACACTCTGGAATGGCGAGACGTTCAAAATATGGGCTGCCGCTTCACCTGGCACGGCTGCTTCAGCCAATGCTTCCGGCGCTTCTGCCCATGGCGATGGACCCGAACCGGGAACCGTGCTGTCCCTGGGACAGGCCGGCATTGAAGTCAAGACCGGCGACGGAAGCCTTCATCTGCTTACTGTCCAGCCCGCCGGGAAGAAGGCAATGGCTGCGGGAGACTTTGCCCGCGGCGGAACGATGAAGCCCGGCATGGTGCTGGCATGAGCGGGCCTAACGGACGGGGAACACCTTCAGGCGGGAACAATCTGAACAGCCGCGTAGGCTCGGAACGTGGTAAGGCTGCACCCAAAGGCGGCGGGACCGGCAGAGGGCGCGGTGCCGCAGGCGGGGCAAGAACCGTTGCCAGGAGCATTTCGGCGAGAGAAACAGCCCTTGACGTATTGGTGCGCGTTCAGCAGGAAGGGGCATACAGCAACCTGCTGCTTAATACGAGTCTGCAGAAGGCAGCCTTGTCCCGTGAGGACGCGGGACTGGCCACTGAGCTCGTGTATGGGACGATTTCGCGTCTGAATACGCTGGAATATGTCCTGAAGGGCTTTGTGAGCAAAGGGCTGGATAAGCTTCAGCCCTGGGTTCGCTGCTTGTTGTCTTTAAGTCTTTATCAGATTATGTACCTTGACCGGATACCGCCTCACGCGGCGGTGAACGAGGCTGTCAATCTAGCCAAGCGCCGCGGCCATCAAGGCATCTCGGGCATGGTGAATGGCGTGCTGCGGAGTATCCTTCGCGCGGGACCGCTGCCGGTCATCCCTCAGGAAATGTCCTGGGAAGAGCGGACTGCTCTGCTCCATTCACATCCGCTGTGGATGGTAGAGCGGTGGCGGGACGAGTTCGGAGCGGACATGGCCGAAGCGATCTGCAAGGCCAATAATGAGCCGCCTGCCGTAAGCGTCCGGGTGAACACGACGATGACCAGCCGCGATCGGCTGCTTGAAGAGATGCTCGGTCAGGGAGTCAATGCCCGGCCGTCCGAGCTGAGTCCTTATGGAATCGTCGTGAGAGGAGCCGGCAATCTGGCGCTCTCATCTTGGTACCGGGATGGTCTTCTGTCTATTCAGGACGAAAGCTCCATGCTTGTGGCCGAGGCTGTTAATCCTCTACCCGGCATGAAGGTATTGGACTGCTGCGCCGCCCCCGGAGGCAAGACGACGCATATGGGCGAGCTGATGAAGGATCGAGGCTCCATTTATGCCAATGATCTGCATCCGCATAAAGCCGCGCTGATCTTCGATCAGGCAGGGCGCCTTGGTCTTGAATGCATCGGTACCGGAAGTGGAGACGCACTGGAACTCGGGAAGAAATTCGCCCCTGCTTCCTTCGACCGGATTCTGCTGGACGCCCCTTGTTCGGGATTGGGCGTGATCCGCCGCAAACCGGATTTGAAATGGGCCAAGCAGCCGGAAGATTCGGCGGCGATTGCCGAGCTGCAGTCTAAGCTGCTGGATTCGGCCGCTGCTTTGCTGAAGCCGGGCGGGGTGCTGGTGTACAGCACCTGTACGCTCGACCGGTTGGAGAACGGTAATATCGTTAGTTCCTTCTTGGAACGCAGCGAAGAATTCGCCTCTGTGACATTCTCTTCACCACTCTGGAACCGTCTTGGCAATAACGTTCTTGCCAGTGGCCAAGGGATGCAAATCTTACCCCAACATTACGGAAGTGACGGCTTCTATATCGCCATTCTTGAACGGCTCCGCCAATAGAGCCGCTGATCGGATCTCGATTGTCTTAACCCCCGCCGGGCCAGCCTCGGCGGGTTTTCTTTTACCCTCTGTGTGATTTGTGTTAAAATAGGCAGGATGAGAAATAATATGAATAACTCTTGAACGAATATCCTATAAGTTCAGACATCTTTAAGAAAGCACAGGTGCGATCACGATAATGAAACCTTTAATATACGATTTTACCCTCGAAGAGTTGGTAGAGTGGGCCAAGGATAACGGAGAACCGGCTTTTCGGGGCGGACAGATTTTTGATTGGCTGTACGTCAAGCGCGTCAGCGATTTTGACTCGATGAGCAACCTGCCTAAGTCTTTGCGGGCGAAGCTGGATGAACAGTTCTCCATTAACGCCCTTTCGGAAATTACAAAGCTCGAATCGAAAGATGGAACAGTGAAGTTTCTGTTCGGACTGCATGACGATCATGCCATTGAAACGGTCATCATGAAGCATAATTACGGCAACAGTGTATGCGTAACAACCCAGGTGGGCTGCCGGATTGGCTGCACCTTCTGCGCTTCGACTCTTGGAGGACTTAAGCGGGATTTGACGGCAGGCGAAATTGTGGCGCAGGTCGTGCGCTCACAGCAGATTCTGGATGCCCGCGGCGAACGCGTCAGCAGTATTGTTATCATGGGCACGGGCGAACCGTTTGAGAATTATGACGCCACCATGAGATTTCTGCGCCTGATGATCCATGAAAAAGGATTAAATATCGGGCAGCGGCATATAACGGTATCAACAAGCGGGATTGTCCCGAGTATTTATAAGTTTGCCGATGAGGATACCCAGATCAACCTGGCGATCTCCATTCATGCGCCGAATGACGCGCTTCGTTCAAAGCTGATGCCGGTCAACCGCCGTTATCCTTTTGATGAAGTGATGGAATCGCTGCGCTATTATCAGGCAAAGACAGGACGGCGCATCAGTTTCGAATATGCGCTGATCGGCGGCGTAAATGATCAGCCGGAGCATGCGGAAGAGCTTGCCGGAGTGCTAAAACATATGCTGTGCCATGTTAATCTAATTCCGGTTAACTATGTGCCTGAACGCAAGTATGTGCGCACTTCACGTAATGATATTTTCCAATTTCAGCGGATTCTGGCCGATCAGGGAATCAATGTGACGATTCGCCGCGAACAGGGCCATGATATCGCCGCCGCATGCGGACAATTACGCGCCAAACATATGGAGTTGAGGTGAGGTCTTTTGATCAGAACAGTTCATGCCAGCGACATTGGACGGGTACGTACCGTCAATGAGGATTCGGTCTGGACCGGTGTTACGAGCCAAGGATATACGCTGGGTATTATCGCCGACGGTATGGGAGGGCATTTGGCGGGTGATACCGCAAGCCGCCTGGCGCTTGAGTCTGTCCGGGAGGGGCTGGACGGAATTGCGTCCGGTCTTTCCGGTGAAGAGTTAAGCGCGGTCTTGTCGGACGCGATAATGAAAGCCAACGATACCGTCTACAAGCAAGCTGCCAGTGACGAGCGTTACCACAACATGGGGACGACTGTCGTGTCTGCGCTGCTCGCAGGCCAGTCGGGCTACATTGGCCATATCGGCGACAGCAGAGCTTACATAATTCAGGATGGTAAGGCGCGGCAGTTGACCGAGGATCACACACTGGTAAACGAGCTGTTCAAGAACGGCCAGATTACGCTCGAGGAACTGGATACCCATCCGCGGCGCAACGTTCTTATACGCGCTCTTGGAACGGATGAGGACATCAAAGTCGATTTGATTCCAATAACGCTTGAACCGGGTGAAGTGCTGCTGCTGTGCAGCGACGGATTGAGCAATTTTGTTAGTGCCGAGCACTTGGGGAAGATTGCCGGCATGCAGGAAATATCGCTTAAGGAAAGAGCGGACCGTTTGCTTCAGCTGGCTTTGCTTGCCGGCGGCGGCGATAATATTAGCGTCGCCATGCTGGAACATCATGAGGAGGCCGCTGTGCCCGAATCAAAGGAGTGGGAGAGATGATCGGTCACGAGTTGGGAGGCCGTTACCAAGTCATCGAGCGGATCGGTGGGGGCGGAATGGCGCTTGTATATAGGGCACATGATATTCTGCTCAATCGAAATGTCGCTATTAAAGTATTGCGGAACCAATTTGTACATGATGAGGAATTTATTCGCCGGTTTCGGCGGGAAGCGCAATCTGCTGCATCGCTTTCTCATCCCAATGTGGTTAGCATTTACGACGTGGGACAGGAAGATGAAATTCATTATATAGTTATGGAATACGTGGAAGGCAAGAATCTGAACGAAATTATCAAGGAGAGGGCGCCGCTACAGGTGGACGAAGCCGTGAGAATCGCCACCCAAATCTGTGACGCGCTCGATCATGCCCATCAGAATCAGATTATCCATCGGGATATCAAACCGCATAACATACTTATCGGGCGTAACGGCCGTGTCAAAGTGACCGATTTCGGCATAGCCCGCGCCGTAACGTCGACTACGATTACACAGACCGGTTCGGTCGTCGGTTCGGTGCACTATTTTTCTCCGGAACATGCCAAGGGAGTCGCCACAGGTGAAAAATCGGATTTGTATTCACTCGGCATCGTGATCTATCAAATGCTGACCGGCAGCCTGCCTTTTCTGGGCGAGAGTCCAATCAGCGTAGCGCTGAAGCATCTTCAAGAGGAATTTGAGGAGCCGCGCAAGCTGAATCCGATGATCCCCCAAAGCGTGGAGAACATCATCCTTAAATCAATGCGCAAAAATCCTGAGGAGCGCTATCAATCGGCTAAAGAAATGCTACAGGATCTGGAAACCTGTCTGCTGCCGGAGCGCCGGAGCGAACAGAAGGTATCATTCATGGATGATGATGAGGACAGAACCAGGGTGATGCCGGCCATCAAGCCGATTCCCAGGAGCAACGGCTTGCGCAGCCGCGGCGAGGATAGAATGATCCGTGAGGACGATCCTCCGTCTGCCAAGAAGAAAAAAGATTGGGGAAGACCCGCACTGTGGATCGGGCTTACGCTGCTGCTCCTGCTGGCGATGGCCGGGGTGGTGTGGTATGTAAACGCGAAGCTGGTTGTTCCTGAAGTAACAGTCCCCAAACTAGTCAGTCTTTCGCTGGACGATGCGAAAGTCAAGCTGGCCGATGCGGGACTTGTTCTGGAGGAGCCGGTAACGACGGAGTACAATGCTAACTTTGCTGAAGGGATCGTCTTCGAGCAGAGCAAAGAGCCGGATACGACGGTAAAAGAAGGAACGACCATCGCGCTTAAGGTAAGCATTGCCAAACCGCTCCTGTCAATGCCGGAGTTATCCGGGATGACTTATGACGAAGCGGTGGAAGCTTTGGTAGCGCAAGGTGTAGAGCAGAGCCGAATAACACAGGACAGCGAATTCAGCAAAGAAATTCCGGAAGGTGAGGTACTCCGGCAGAATCCGATTTCAGGCAGCCAATATGATCCGGATACCGCTGCTATCTCGATCACAGTCAGCAAAGGCCAGGAGAGCATCACGATGCCGGATTTAACGGGCCTCTCCGAATCGGAAGCGAAAGCCAAGCTGGAGGAGCTAGGTCTGGAGCTCGGTGATGTGAAGAGGGAATCCAGCTTTTCCATAGAAAAGGGCAAGATAACGAAGCAATGGCCGTATGAAAAAGGCGCAGCGGCGCAACCTGGCGAGAAAATCACCTTATATATCAGCGACGGCTATCCGCCTGAAGCGCTGGAATACACGTTCAACCTTCCGGTATCTCCGGTGCAGGAAGGGAAGAAGACCAAGATCCGGATCGAATTTGTCGATGCGCGCAACAATGGCGAGAAACAGGATTGGGGAACCCGCACGATCAGCAAAACCCAGGTACTGTCGGTGAACCTTATTCTCGCTCCAAATAAGGAAGGGGCTGTCATGGTGTACCAGGATGGAGAGTTCTTCGATACGTATTCCGTCTCGTACATGGATGCAAAGAACGGTACGGTGCCAATTCCCGAGCCTTCGCCGGTCAATCCGCCATCGCCGTCTCCGGCCGCGACGCCTGCCGGCACCGAACCGTCTGCAGATCCGGTAACCGCGCCCGGAACGGAAGGCGCTACGCCAGATACCGGGGGCGAGCCAGGCGTCAATCAGACGGGGGACAGTGCGAGCGGTACGCAGATCATATCAGGTAATGACAATCAGGACACCACTTCCAAACATAAAGGTAAAGATAAGAAATAATCGCAAAAACTAGTCAAAGACAAGAGCGGCCGCTTAAACAGCCGCTCTTGCAGCAAACGGGAGACGTATTGCCATCATACCCGCTGAATCAAAGAGAGGAAGGCTTCGTTCATGCCTGAAGGTGTAATCGTTAAGGCTTTAAGCGGTTATTATTATGTGAAACCGCTCCGGGAAGGAAAGATCTCTCCGGAGGATGAAATCGTTCAGTGCAGAGCCCGTGGTATTTTTAAGAAGAGAGGCCAGTCTCCTCTTGTCGGCGACAGGGTCATTTATTCCTTGACCGAGAATGGAGAGGGGATGGTGGATGAACTTCATCCCCGCGATTCCGAACTGATTCGTCCGCCAGTGGCGAATGTTACGCTGGCGGTGCTGTTGTTTTCCGTCCGGGAACCAGACCTCAATCTGCAGCTTCTCGATAAATTTCTCGTGCATATCGAGCATTCCGGATTGGACACGATCATTGTGCTAACCAAACGGGATTTGGCGGAAGAGGACGGGGAGGGCATCGCTCATGTTAAAGAGCTGTACGAGCAGATCGGCTATGAAGTGATGGTGACAAGCTCGCGGACGGGCTCGGGCAGCGAGGAGCTCCGGAAGCGGCTCGCAGGCGCAATCAGCGTGTTCGCCGGCCAGTCCGGCGTAGGCAAATCTTCGCTGCTTAACCGGCTCGTTCCCGGGCTTTCTCTGGAAACAAGCGAGATCAGCATGCGGCTTGGGCGGGGACGGCACACGACGCGGCATGTCGAGCTGATGGATATCGGCGATGGGGGTTATGTGGCGGATACGCCTGGCTTCAGCCAGTTGGATTTTCTGGAGCTTGGAGTGGAGGAACTGTCTGCCTGCTTCCGCGAGTTTGTTCCATTAGCGGCGGAATGCAAATTCCGCGGCTGCAGCCATCTTCACGAACCGGGCTGCCGAGTAATCGAGGCCTGGGAGGCCGGAGAGATTTCGGACAGCCGCTATGAACACTACAAGCTGTTTTTTAATGAAATGAAAGACAAGAAGCGGAGGTACTGATATATGATCAAAATTGCTCCTTCTATACTATCAGCGGACTTCGCCGCACTCGGCGCCGACGTAGCCGAGGTTGAAGCCTCCGGCGCGGACTGGATTCATGTGGACGTAATGGACGGCCATTTCGTGCCTAATATTACACTCGGTCCGCCAATCGTTAAGGCAGTATCGGCCCATACCTCCCTGCCCCTGGATGTTCACCTGATGATTGAGAAGCCGGAACGCTATATTGCCAACTTCGCGGCGGCCGGCGCGGCGGTCATTACCGTCCATGCCGAAGCTTGCGTTCACCTGCACCGGGTAATTCATCAAATTAAGGAGCTTGGTCTGCTCGCCGGTGTGGCGATCAACCCGGGAACGCCCGCCTCCGCTGTGAGGGAAGTGCTGGCGGATGTCGATTTGGTCCTGGTCATGACCGTGAACCCCGGCTTCGGCGGACAGGCATTCATCCCCGGCACCGTGCATAAAATCCGGGAAATTCGCCAGTGGGCGGCAGAGATCGGCCATGATCTGCGTATCGAGGTTGACGGAGGGATTGCCGAAGCGACGGCGGGTATCGTATCCGAAGCTGGGGCGGATGTATTGGTCGCCGGCAATGCCGTGTTCGGCCAAAGCGACCGGGCGGCGGCCATTTCCGCGATCCGGGCGGCGGCTGAAGCCCGCTAACAGGAGTAAAGGTCAAGTGGTATAGGCCAAGTTAGCATCGCATAAATATGGTTACATGAGCAGAAATCTCATGTAGCCTTTTTTGTGTCTTAATGAGGGCTGCAGCATTGATCGGAGGGTGAAACATGAAATTTTATACATTTAAGCTGCCGAAGTTTTTGGGAGGGTTTGTCAAGGCGATCTTGAATACATTTCAGAAGAGCTGAAGGCCGTAAGCAGAAGAAAGCAACATGAAAAAAAGCACCTTACTAATGTAAAGGGTGCTTTTTGTTTGAGATTAAGTTTGGAAACTAGACGCGCTCTACTTTACCGGACTTCAGGGCGCGGGTGCTTACGTATACACGCTTCGGTTTGCCGTTAACCAGAATGCGGACCTTTTGAACGTTAACTCCCCAGGAGCGACGGTTACGGTTGTTGGCGTGCGATACGTGGTTGCCGCTGCTCGGTTTCTTGCCAGTTACAGCACATTTACGGGACATCATTACACCTCCTTGTTGCGTTAGCCTGCATAAAACAATACTTAAATATAATATCACAGTAAAAAATGCCCCGTCAACCGGTTCAAAAACATTTATTTCTGAAGTTGCTTATAGTACAATATAGATTAGCGTATTGTGTCTAGTTTGTGTTAGCTACGAGAGGCATGAAGGCAGGAAGGGGAATTTTCATTGAGTAAGCGTTCTATAAATGGAATAGATTTTACAGCTATGGTACTGGCCGGCGCTGAGAAGCTGCAGCAGCATGCGGAGCACGTGAATTCCCTGAATGTTTTTCCGGTTCCGGATGGGGATACGGGGACCAATATGAACTTAACGATGACCGCAGGGGTGGGTGAATTGGGGAAGAATCATTCCGCTTCCATTGGACAATGTTCCAGCGTTCTGTCGAAAGGCCTGCTGATGGGCGCGCGCGGTAACTCCGGGGTTATCTTGTCCCAACTGTTCCGCGGATTCGGCCGTTCTGCCGCCGCATACGAAGAATTGAACTCTCAACAATTTGCGGCTGCGCTGCAGACAGGTGTGGATACCGCGTATAAAGCGGTAGTCAAGCCTGTGGAAGGGACCATCCTGACTGTAGCTAAGGAAGCTGCAAGACATGCTGTTTTCCTGGCGCGGCGGACAACCGATATTAATGTATTGATGACCGAAGTTCTGGCCAAAGCGAAAGAGGCGCTTGCGGGAACGCCGGATCTTCTGCCGGTGCTTAAGCAGGTGGGAGTTGTGGATTCGGGTGGTCAAGGTTTGGTTTATATATATGAAGGCTTTTTAGAGTCTTTAACGAGTGGGCAGTTCGCGGATTCCGGACAAGGACAAGCCGCCCGTGGGGCAGTGCCCGCAGAGCAGGCAGTAGTGCTGACCAAGCCGGAGGTAAAACCGGCACATGTGCCTGTATCGGCCCAGTCGCAGCTGTCAACGGAGGATATCGAGTTCTTATATGACATGGAGTTCTTTATCAACCGCCAGTTGGGCGGTCCCCATTCTGAGGCATTTGACGAGGATCAATTCCGGAAAGCGTTATCGGTGAATGGCGATTCCATTATCGTCATTTCTGACGATGACACCATTAAGGTTCATGTTCATTCCAAGGCTCCGGGTGAAGTGTTGAATCTCGCGCTTCTATACGGGGAGATTGCCCAAATTCATATTTTGAATATGCGCGAGCAGCACCGTGATTTACTGACAGCCGGGATGGACATCGCCCCGAGTCCTGAAGTATTTGCAGATATTCCCGAAGAAAAAAGCAGCATAGAGGCGCCCGCGGTACCCCCGGCGGATGATTTGGCG includes these proteins:
- the priA gene encoding primosomal protein N', whose product is MDIAKVIVDVPVRSTDKTFDYKVPESLKVWIEVGSRVAVPFGHRTVQGFVVSLEYGDVKAIQGIKPIQEVLDLIPPLSPELVELADWMSERYACRRISALQAMLPTALKGKAERLISLGTAEPEPRDEEGTLFPDEEWFPIFPDTGREEREITEFVRRAGEVSMKQLSRAFPDGAETIKFMLRRGVLKESQSIKDKMGKKRLKAVDLTMEPESAREALNNLPARSARQKEVLSFLIDMDAMLPMPLKDVLSALQVTAGTVKGLEDKGLIEITEVEVYRDPYRGRDFKPSAPLPLTSEQSAVYGRIVGAIDEQRHETFLLHGVTGSGKTEIYLQCIQHCVEQGRQAVVLVPEISLTPQMVERFKGRFGSGVAVMHSRLSSGERYDEWRKIREGKASVAVGARSAIFAPFGNLGLIIMDEEHETSYKQEENPRYHARDVAVRRALLGDAVVILGSATPSLESYYAARSKSDDNFSPVLLEMPSRALGNELPAVQVVDMREELKEGNRSMFSRGLHAALQSRLERGEQTVLLLNRRGFSTFVMCRSCGYVAGCPECDISLTYHSRSNNLRCHYCGHAEPAPEVCPECGSEHIRFFGTGTQRVEEELVKLFPGMRVIRMDVDTTTEKGSHEKLLGQFRDKKADVLLGTQMVAKGLDFPDVTLVGVITADSALNLPDFRAAEKTFQLLTQVAGRAGRHKLPGEVLVQSYTPDHYSIIHASRHDYASFVREELKHRKALHYPPYCRLILVTLSHEQMPVALRMAENYAMSIQGKARQRRWFGSLDKLTSDGLDLLGPVASPLPRLKGRYRFQCMIKWRGTIDAIGLAREVSEELEDSLRDPVLQISIDVDPQMLM
- the def gene encoding peptide deformylase, with amino-acid sequence MAIRLIVKEPDEVLHKTAKAVTKITPNVQKLLDDMADTMYDAEGVGLAAPQVGILKRLIVVDADEEHGLIKMINPEIIKSEGEQFGPEGCLSIPGINGDVRRAETVTVRGLDREGNEITITGSGLLARAFQHEIDHLNGVLFTDIAEKVYEINAERSQTGE
- the fmt gene encoding methionyl-tRNA formyltransferase, whose protein sequence is MKIVFMGTPAFAVPCLQMLVDEGYEVAAVITQPDRPQGRKKILTPSPVKAAAEALGLPVLQPERMRRPEAVAELAAYEPELIVTAAYGQILPKAVLDLPSRGCVNVHGSLLPKYRGGAPIQRSIINGESVTGVTLMYMAEGLDTGDMIAKVEVPIEDDDTSGTLFEKLSQAGRDLLKSQMPRLLAGPVTAEPQDDSQATYAPNLSREDERIDWSAGSREIYNRIRGLVPFSGAFTLWNGETFKIWAAASPGTAASANASGASAHGDGPEPGTVLSLGQAGIEVKTGDGSLHLLTVQPAGKKAMAAGDFARGGTMKPGMVLA
- the rsmB gene encoding 16S rRNA (cytosine(967)-C(5))-methyltransferase RsmB — encoded protein: MSGPNGRGTPSGGNNLNSRVGSERGKAAPKGGGTGRGRGAAGGARTVARSISARETALDVLVRVQQEGAYSNLLLNTSLQKAALSREDAGLATELVYGTISRLNTLEYVLKGFVSKGLDKLQPWVRCLLSLSLYQIMYLDRIPPHAAVNEAVNLAKRRGHQGISGMVNGVLRSILRAGPLPVIPQEMSWEERTALLHSHPLWMVERWRDEFGADMAEAICKANNEPPAVSVRVNTTMTSRDRLLEEMLGQGVNARPSELSPYGIVVRGAGNLALSSWYRDGLLSIQDESSMLVAEAVNPLPGMKVLDCCAAPGGKTTHMGELMKDRGSIYANDLHPHKAALIFDQAGRLGLECIGTGSGDALELGKKFAPASFDRILLDAPCSGLGVIRRKPDLKWAKQPEDSAAIAELQSKLLDSAAALLKPGGVLVYSTCTLDRLENGNIVSSFLERSEEFASVTFSSPLWNRLGNNVLASGQGMQILPQHYGSDGFYIAILERLRQ
- the rlmN gene encoding 23S rRNA (adenine(2503)-C(2))-methyltransferase RlmN; this translates as MKPLIYDFTLEELVEWAKDNGEPAFRGGQIFDWLYVKRVSDFDSMSNLPKSLRAKLDEQFSINALSEITKLESKDGTVKFLFGLHDDHAIETVIMKHNYGNSVCVTTQVGCRIGCTFCASTLGGLKRDLTAGEIVAQVVRSQQILDARGERVSSIVIMGTGEPFENYDATMRFLRLMIHEKGLNIGQRHITVSTSGIVPSIYKFADEDTQINLAISIHAPNDALRSKLMPVNRRYPFDEVMESLRYYQAKTGRRISFEYALIGGVNDQPEHAEELAGVLKHMLCHVNLIPVNYVPERKYVRTSRNDIFQFQRILADQGINVTIRREQGHDIAAACGQLRAKHMELR
- a CDS encoding Stp1/IreP family PP2C-type Ser/Thr phosphatase, whose product is MIRTVHASDIGRVRTVNEDSVWTGVTSQGYTLGIIADGMGGHLAGDTASRLALESVREGLDGIASGLSGEELSAVLSDAIMKANDTVYKQAASDERYHNMGTTVVSALLAGQSGYIGHIGDSRAYIIQDGKARQLTEDHTLVNELFKNGQITLEELDTHPRRNVLIRALGTDEDIKVDLIPITLEPGEVLLLCSDGLSNFVSAEHLGKIAGMQEISLKERADRLLQLALLAGGGDNISVAMLEHHEEAAVPESKEWER